In Lineus longissimus chromosome 13, tnLinLong1.2, whole genome shotgun sequence, one genomic interval encodes:
- the LOC135497756 gene encoding paxillin-B-like isoform X2, whose translation MADSGAKICGHCEKPITGKYITAMDKLWCENHFVCKGCEKKIEGTFYPKGEGEDKKPYCKKCAGITDENDPSKGNCSSCNKALAGSVLTAMGKKFHKDCFICHECKLSLQGQQFYEKNGKPYCQKDYENLRGATCAKCNKVIAATEKVLQAMDRDWHSDCFKCCKCGGDVGSSFYVKNNLPCCEKCK comes from the exons AGCGAAAATATGCGGACACTGCGAGAAGCCCATTAC TGGGAAGTACATCACGGCCATGGACAAGTTGTGGTGCGAGAACCACTTCGTTTGCAAGGGCTGTGAGAAGAAGATTGAGGGGACATTCTACCCCAAGGGCGAGGGCGAAGACAAGAAGCCTTATTGCAAGAAGTGCGCCGGGATCACGGACGAAAATGACCCAAGCAAGGGAAACTGCTCGTCCTGTAACAAGGCACTTGCTGGG AGCGTGTTGACTGCGATGGGGAAGAAATTCCACAAGGACTGCTTTATTTGCCATGAGTGCAAGCTCTCCCTGCAAGGCCAGCAGTTTTACGAAAAGAATGGCAAACCTTATTGCCAGAAGG ACTATGAAAACCTGCGAGGCGCCACCTGCGCAAAGTGCAACAAGGTGATAGCTGCAACCGAGAAGGTCCTGCAAGCCATGGACAGGGATTGGCACAGCGACTGCTTCAAATGCTGC aaatgtGGCGGAGATGTAGGCTCATCCTTCTACGTGAAGAACAACCTGCCCTGCTGTGAAAAGTGCAAGTAA
- the LOC135497756 gene encoding paxillin-B-like isoform X1, with protein sequence MPQGARPRGAKICGHCEKPITGKYITAMDKLWCENHFVCKGCEKKIEGTFYPKGEGEDKKPYCKKCAGITDENDPSKGNCSSCNKALAGSVLTAMGKKFHKDCFICHECKLSLQGQQFYEKNGKPYCQKDYENLRGATCAKCNKVIAATEKVLQAMDRDWHSDCFKCCKCGGDVGSSFYVKNNLPCCEKCK encoded by the exons AGCGAAAATATGCGGACACTGCGAGAAGCCCATTAC TGGGAAGTACATCACGGCCATGGACAAGTTGTGGTGCGAGAACCACTTCGTTTGCAAGGGCTGTGAGAAGAAGATTGAGGGGACATTCTACCCCAAGGGCGAGGGCGAAGACAAGAAGCCTTATTGCAAGAAGTGCGCCGGGATCACGGACGAAAATGACCCAAGCAAGGGAAACTGCTCGTCCTGTAACAAGGCACTTGCTGGG AGCGTGTTGACTGCGATGGGGAAGAAATTCCACAAGGACTGCTTTATTTGCCATGAGTGCAAGCTCTCCCTGCAAGGCCAGCAGTTTTACGAAAAGAATGGCAAACCTTATTGCCAGAAGG ACTATGAAAACCTGCGAGGCGCCACCTGCGCAAAGTGCAACAAGGTGATAGCTGCAACCGAGAAGGTCCTGCAAGCCATGGACAGGGATTGGCACAGCGACTGCTTCAAATGCTGC aaatgtGGCGGAGATGTAGGCTCATCCTTCTACGTGAAGAACAACCTGCCCTGCTGTGAAAAGTGCAAGTAA